The Euphorbia lathyris chromosome 2, ddEupLath1.1, whole genome shotgun sequence genome includes a window with the following:
- the LOC136217661 gene encoding uncharacterized protein: MEFDKDHSWFAKDCRNVRLGLASDGFNPFGNMSTNYSMWPVVLVVYNLPPWKCMKEAFFILAMLIPGKTSPGNDIDVYLQPLIDELKELWEVGIETYDAFTCEKFRLHAALLWTINDFPAYAMLSGWSTKGKLACPVCNKDTSSLTLKHGGKQCYLNHRKYLDQNDTLRRSRKFNGKPEHLPKPKELSGDDILEQLRHIPEDFKFGKPPNTRKRKRDSNHLNWTKKSIFFELPYWKSLKLRHNLDVMHIEKNICEHILGTLLNIVGKTKDNDKARLDLAEMGIRKELHLQRHGEKLLMPQACYTLTTVERKKFCQWLKAVKFPDGYASNLTRCVNLDNGKVSGTKSHDYHVFLQRLLPIAANGFLNKDLYHVLFGLSHFFKELCAKALDKSVLNRLHKDIVLILCKLELIYPPSFFVIMVHLAIHLSHEVELGGHVHYPWMYPFERFLRTLKDFVKNKAQPEGSIAEAYIAKECLTFCSLYLRGVETKFNQEERNYDGDQVHDVGGFFVFTPSARPLGASKCTMLSQMEFDKIQWYILNNSAEIDDYLSLHKEELTRENPLNVEKRHEAEFASWFKDRVTSLHRNGSLGPKDDLYVLGLGPGRRVSKYSGIIVKGIRFHTLERNQHRSTQNNGVMVEGEQNSKDVNFYGILQEIIELDYLYGKRVYMFKCDWWDVSDNRNGIRDDGKLVSVNIGRKWYADQPFILASQAEQVFYIDDIKNGSN, encoded by the exons ATGGAATTTGATAAGGATCACAGTTGGTTTGCCAAAGATTGTCGTAATGTCCGTCTTGGGCTTGCGAGTGATGGTTTCAATCCATTCGGTAACATGAGCACAAATTACAGTATGTGGCCAGTTGTTCTAGTTGTCTATAATTTACCTCCATGGAAATGCATGAAAGAGGCATTTTTCATTTTGGCTATGTTGATTCCTGGAAAAACATCTCCTGGAAATGACATTGATGTTTATCTTCAACCATTGATAGATGAGTTAAAAGAGTTGTGGGAAGTTGGTATTGAGACGTATGATGCATTCACATGTGAAAAGTTTCGTTTACATGCTGCATTATTATGGACGATAAATGATTTTCCTGCATATGCCATGTTATCTGGGTGGAGTACCAAAGGGAAATTAGCATGTCCTGTTTGTAACAAGGACACTTCCTCACTTACTTTGAAACATGGAGGAAAGCAATGCTATCTGAACCATCGTAAATATTTGGATCAAAATGATACTTTGAGAAGGAGTAGAAAGTTCAATGGGAAGCCAGAGCATTTACCAAAACCAAAAGAGTTATCAGGTGATGATATCTTAGAGCAATTACGACATATACCTGAAGATTTTAAATTTGGGAAACCACCAAATACAAGGAAAAGAAAACGCGATTCAAACCATTTGAACTGGACTAAGAAAAGTATATTTTTCGAATTGCCATATTGGAAATCCTTAAAGTTGCGGCATAACTTAGATGTCATGCATATAGAAAAAAACATATGTGAACATATCTTAGGAACACTGTTGAATATTGTGGGGAAAACCAAAGATAACGACAAAGCTCGATTAGACTTGGCAGAAATGGGTATACGGAAAGAACTTCATCTACAACGACATGGTGAGAAACTTTTGATGCCGCAGGCATGTTATACATTAACAACAGTAGAACGAAAAAAATTCTGTCAATGGTTGAAGGCTGTTAAGTTTCCTGATGGGTATGCCTCAAATTTGACTAGATGTGTCAATCTTGACAATGGTAAAGTTTCTGGGACGAAGAGTCATGATTATCACGTCTTTTTACAGAGATTACTTCCAATCGCAGCCAATGGTTTCTTAAATAAGGATTTATACCATGTGTTATTTGGACTCAGTCATTTCTTCAAGGAGCTATGTGCAAAAGCGTTGGATAAATCTGTTTTGAATCGTCTACATAAGGATATCGTACTCATCTTATGTAAGCTTGAATTGATATATCCTCCTTCATTTTTCGTTATTATGGTGCACTTGGCGATTCACCTAAGCCATGAGGTTGAATTAGGAGGGCATGTTCATTACCCGTGGATGTATCCATTTGAAAg GTTTTTGCGTACTCTTAAGGATTTTGTGAAGAATAAAGCACAACCAGAAGGTTCCATTGCAGAAGCCTACATTGCCAAAGAATGTCTTACTTTTTGCTCCTTATATCTTCGTGGGGTCGAAACAAAATTCAACCAAGAAGAACGAAATTATGATGGAGATCAAGTTCATGATGTTGGTGGATTTTTTGTATTTACTCCAAGTGCAAGGCCATTAGGTGCTTCCAAATGCACCATGTTGTCTCAAATGGAGTTTGACAAAATTCAATGGTACATTTTAAATAATTCAGCGGAAATAGATGATTACCTAAG TTTGCATAAGGAAGAGTTAACCCGAGAGAATCCACTTAATGTAGAAAAAAGACATGAAGCTGAATTTGCATCATGGTTTAAAGATCGT GTGACAAGTTTACATAGAAATGGTTCACTTGGTCCAAAAGATGATTTATATGTTTTAGGATTAGGACCTGGGAGAAGAGTTTCTAAATATAGTGGAATAATAGTCAAAGGAATTCGGTTCCACACATTAGAACGTAATCAACATCGAAGTACGCAAAACAATGGAGTAATGGTAGAAGGAGAGCAAAATTCGAAAGATGTAAACTTTTATGGCATTTTACAAGAGATCATTGAACTTGATTACTTGTATGGAAAACGAGTTTATATGTTTAAGTGTGATTGGTGGGATGTTAGTGACAATAGAAATGGAATAAGGGATGATGGTAAATTGGTTAGTGTGAATATTGGTCGAAAATGGTATGCAGATCAGCCATTTATACTAGCATCTCAAGCAGAACAAGTGTTTTACATTGATGACATAAAAAATGGTTCGAATTGA